One part of the Paenibacillus silvisoli genome encodes these proteins:
- the infC gene encoding translation initiation factor IF-3 produces the protein MNDEIRAREVRVVGAEGEQIGIKPFREALQMAIDLNMDLVNVAPTAKPPVCRIMDYGKFRYEQQKKEKEARKNQKIVDTKEVWFRANIDENDYQTKYRNVVKFLGEGDKVKCSVRFRGREITHASVGQKILDRLATEVAELCVMERVPKLEGRSMIMILAPKQTN, from the coding sequence ATCAACGATGAGATTCGGGCCAGAGAAGTGCGCGTCGTAGGCGCAGAAGGCGAACAGATCGGCATCAAGCCTTTCCGCGAAGCACTGCAGATGGCAATCGATTTGAACATGGACCTCGTAAACGTTGCACCAACAGCAAAGCCGCCGGTGTGCCGGATTATGGACTATGGCAAATTCCGTTATGAGCAGCAGAAGAAAGAAAAAGAAGCGCGCAAGAATCAGAAGATCGTCGACACGAAGGAAGTTTGGTTCCGTGCTAACATTGACGAGAACGACTACCAGACGAAATACCGGAATGTCGTGAAGTTTCTGGGTGAAGGCGATAAAGTGAAATGTTCGGTTCGTTTCCGCGGACGTGAAATTACACATGCTTCCGTCGGCCAGAAGATCTTGGACCGGCTGGCAACAGAGGTTGCCGAACTGTGCGTCATGGAGCGCGTTCCTAAGCTCGAGGGCCGCAGCATGATTATGATCTTGGCACCAAAACAGACTAACTAA
- a CDS encoding GNAT family N-acetyltransferase codes for MIRARIARTDDDEIIRLIKTELIPLSYTASPRDAQTMRELPRRLSDGVSLVYSRSKRSIPLGFIHYYLRGEMLLYDMLVVHPRHRDKKIGTKLMTKAEEQAKENGCRIGRLFVDEGNPKAQRLYTRLGFQTIRYVHEVRCYEMVKML; via the coding sequence ATGATTCGAGCAAGGATTGCACGAACCGATGACGATGAAATTATCCGCTTAATCAAAACCGAGCTTATACCGCTCTCCTACACGGCATCGCCAAGGGATGCGCAGACGATGCGCGAGCTTCCGAGGCGGTTAAGCGACGGCGTGTCCTTAGTATATTCACGATCGAAGCGAAGCATTCCGCTAGGGTTCATCCATTACTACCTGCGAGGCGAAATGCTGCTCTACGACATGCTGGTCGTCCACCCGCGGCACCGGGACAAAAAAATCGGCACGAAGCTGATGACCAAAGCGGAGGAGCAGGCCAAGGAGAACGGCTGCCGGATCGGCCGCTTGTTCGTCGACGAAGGAAATCCGAAAGCCCAGCGGCTGTACACGCGGCTGGGCTTTCAGACGATCCGGTACGTTCATGAAGTACGCTGCTACGAAATGGTCAAAATGTTATGA
- a CDS encoding 2-isopropylmalate synthase, with amino-acid sequence MRKIYIFDTTLRDGEQSPGVNLNTKEKLEIAYQLERLGVDRIEAGFPAASPGDLAAVNAVARAVKNATVIGLSRSREQDIDAAREALKDAQDPCLHLFLATSPIHRKHKLRMEKEQVLETAERAIRYAKQYFSKIEFSPEDAGRTELDFLCQVTDMAIRAGATVVNIPDTVGYMTPAEFGNIFKTLKEQVPGIEKIQLSAHCHDDLGLATANALAAILNGADQIEGTINGIGERAGNTAIEEVAMALATRGDLFGATTTLNLKEIAKTSRLVSKLTGMVVPGNKAIVGANAFAHESGIHQDGMLKEKTTYEIISPETIGLRDSKLVLGKHSGRAAFREKLIDMGYELDDEAVNAAFAKFKDLADKKKNVMDEDIRAMLEEKLTDTPEVYALETIQVHYGNQSVPSATIRVRVAEGEVKEQSAEGNGSVDAIYNAIDALTAESVELEDYSIKSVSHGKDALGEVHVVLKQDEVSAQGRGLSTDILEASARAYIDALNRLVEKRKSPGRRDKMSLI; translated from the coding sequence ATGCGCAAAATTTATATTTTCGATACGACGCTTCGTGACGGCGAGCAATCTCCGGGGGTTAACCTGAACACGAAGGAAAAGCTCGAGATCGCGTATCAGCTGGAACGGCTGGGCGTGGATCGGATCGAGGCCGGCTTCCCGGCTGCGTCCCCGGGCGACCTTGCAGCGGTGAACGCCGTTGCGCGCGCAGTGAAAAACGCGACGGTCATCGGCCTGTCGCGCTCCCGCGAGCAGGATATCGACGCGGCGCGCGAAGCGCTGAAGGATGCGCAGGATCCTTGCTTGCATCTGTTCCTGGCGACTTCCCCGATCCACCGCAAGCATAAGCTGCGCATGGAGAAGGAGCAGGTGCTGGAAACGGCCGAGCGCGCGATCCGCTACGCGAAGCAATATTTTAGCAAAATCGAATTTTCGCCGGAGGATGCGGGCCGTACCGAGCTGGACTTCCTGTGCCAAGTAACGGACATGGCGATTCGCGCCGGCGCGACGGTCGTGAACATTCCGGATACGGTCGGCTACATGACGCCTGCGGAGTTCGGCAATATTTTCAAGACGCTCAAGGAGCAAGTGCCGGGCATCGAGAAAATCCAGCTGAGCGCGCACTGCCATGACGATCTCGGCTTGGCGACCGCGAATGCGCTTGCGGCGATACTGAACGGCGCGGACCAAATCGAAGGCACCATCAACGGCATCGGCGAACGCGCGGGCAACACCGCGATCGAAGAAGTGGCGATGGCGCTTGCGACGCGCGGCGATCTGTTCGGCGCAACGACGACGTTGAACCTGAAAGAAATCGCGAAGACGAGCCGTCTCGTGAGCAAGCTGACCGGCATGGTCGTTCCGGGCAACAAGGCGATCGTAGGCGCGAACGCGTTTGCGCATGAGTCCGGCATCCACCAGGACGGCATGCTCAAGGAGAAAACGACGTACGAAATCATTTCTCCGGAGACGATCGGCCTGCGGGATTCCAAGCTTGTCCTCGGCAAGCACTCCGGACGCGCGGCGTTCCGCGAGAAGCTGATCGATATGGGCTACGAGCTGGACGACGAAGCGGTGAACGCGGCGTTCGCGAAGTTCAAAGACCTGGCGGACAAGAAGAAGAACGTCATGGACGAGGACATTCGCGCGATGCTCGAAGAGAAGCTGACGGACACGCCGGAAGTGTACGCGCTGGAGACGATCCAAGTACACTACGGCAACCAATCGGTGCCAAGCGCAACGATTCGCGTTCGCGTTGCGGAAGGCGAAGTGAAGGAGCAATCGGCAGAGGGCAATGGCTCCGTCGATGCAATCTACAACGCCATCGATGCGCTGACAGCTGAATCGGTGGAGCTGGAGGACTACTCCATCAAATCCGTTTCGCATGGTAAAGATGCGCTCGGCGAAGTGCATGTCGTGCTGAAGCAGGATGAAGTATCCGCGCAAGGCCGCGGCCTGAGCACGGATATTCTTGAAGCGAGCGCGCGCGCATACATCGATGCGCTGAACCGTCTCGTGGAGAAGCGGAAGTCCCCGGGCCGCCGCGACAAAATGAGCTTGATCTAA
- the trmB gene encoding tRNA (guanosine(46)-N7)-methyltransferase TrmB, with product MRLRGRKGILESLEAQPELVVLDAAPHKGRWREFFGNDNPIYIELGMGKGRFISDMSVRNPHINFIGVDMYDELIRRASDKARLAWEAQGEKQPPNLALLRANIEGIEAMFAPGEVQRIHLNFSDPWPKAKHARRRLTHPRFVAKYIEILNEHGEIHFKTDSQSLFEFSLNSFADMELHMRNIALHLHKDELRDDLVLTEYEAKFVEKGNNIHRVEVVIGEQAIAAHKAAKLAAQKKDDQEAATDNETSEPIAAPIATSEG from the coding sequence ATGCGTCTTAGAGGAAGAAAAGGAATTTTGGAAAGCCTGGAGGCACAGCCGGAGCTGGTCGTGCTGGATGCGGCGCCGCACAAAGGACGTTGGCGCGAGTTTTTCGGTAACGACAATCCGATCTATATCGAGCTTGGCATGGGCAAAGGCCGTTTTATCAGCGATATGAGCGTGCGCAATCCGCACATCAATTTCATCGGCGTCGACATGTACGATGAGCTTATCCGCCGCGCGAGCGACAAGGCTCGTCTGGCCTGGGAAGCGCAAGGCGAGAAGCAGCCGCCGAACCTGGCGCTTCTGCGCGCCAACATCGAGGGCATCGAAGCGATGTTCGCGCCTGGCGAGGTGCAGCGCATCCATCTGAACTTCAGCGATCCGTGGCCGAAGGCGAAGCATGCGCGCAGAAGGCTGACGCATCCGCGCTTCGTTGCGAAATATATCGAGATTTTAAACGAGCACGGGGAAATTCATTTCAAGACGGATTCGCAGTCGCTGTTCGAATTCTCGCTGAACAGCTTCGCGGACATGGAGCTGCATATGCGGAACATTGCTCTGCATCTGCACAAGGACGAGCTGCGCGACGATCTCGTGCTGACCGAATACGAAGCGAAATTCGTCGAGAAGGGCAACAATATTCACCGCGTCGAAGTGGTCATCGGCGAGCAAGCGATCGCCGCGCATAAAGCGGCCAAGCTGGCCGCTCAGAAGAAGGATGACCAGGAAGCGGCGACGGACAACGAAACCAGCGAGCCGATTGCGGCGCCGATCGCGACATCGGAAGGATAA
- a CDS encoding phosphatase PAP2 family protein: MVNVVFWVLTHEQRLLLWANRRSQHRTVNRLLSGWLGTITHTGGATFTLLTSLLIGLLAAGPWSTAGWQCFAATVISHVPVAIMKRKFSRLRPYQALTCVHVCKKPLRDSSFPSGHTTAIFAWLLPWLLAADAALLPIMLPAALLLGVSVGWSRMYLGLHYPSDVAIGAAIGSLVSLSVAASWSSFF; the protein is encoded by the coding sequence ATGGTTAACGTCGTATTCTGGGTGTTGACGCACGAGCAGCGCTTGCTGCTCTGGGCGAACCGCAGGTCGCAGCATCGTACCGTCAACCGCTTGTTAAGCGGATGGCTGGGAACGATTACGCACACGGGCGGCGCCACGTTCACCCTGCTCACTTCGCTGCTGATCGGCTTGCTGGCTGCAGGCCCATGGAGCACGGCCGGCTGGCAATGCTTCGCCGCGACGGTCATCAGCCATGTTCCCGTGGCAATAATGAAGCGCAAATTCAGCAGGCTTCGCCCTTACCAAGCGCTTACATGCGTTCACGTATGCAAAAAGCCGCTGCGCGACTCCTCGTTTCCTTCGGGTCACACAACGGCTATATTTGCCTGGCTCCTGCCTTGGCTGCTGGCGGCGGACGCCGCGCTGCTTCCGATTATGCTGCCTGCAGCGCTGCTGCTTGGCGTTTCGGTCGGCTGGTCCAGAATGTATTTAGGCTTGCATTATCCTTCCGATGTCGCGATCGGCGCCGCAATCGGCTCGCTGGTTTCGTTGTCCGTCGCCGCTTCCTGGTCATCCTTCTTCTGA
- the ilvC gene encoding ketol-acid reductoisomerase: MAVTLYYEKDADQSVLQGKTIAVIGYGSQGHAQAQNLRDSGLKVIIGLRAGKSAEKAKNDGFEVLSVGEAVKLADVVQILMPDETQARVYKEEIEPNLKQGAALMFSHGFNVHFGQIKPRKDTDVLLVAPKSPGHMVRRTYVEGFGVPGLIAIEQDATGNAKAIGLAYAKGIGCTRAGVIETSFKEETETDLFGEQAVLCGGASALVKAGFETLVEAGYAPEMAYFECLHELKLIVDLMYEGGLASMRDSISNTAEYGDYVTGPRIVTDETKKAMKAVLTDIQQGKFARDFILENQSNNAFMTATRRNEAAHPIEVVGGQLRELMHWIKK; the protein is encoded by the coding sequence ATGGCAGTTACATTGTACTATGAGAAAGATGCAGACCAAAGCGTTCTGCAAGGCAAAACAATCGCAGTTATCGGTTACGGTTCCCAAGGTCACGCGCAAGCGCAAAACCTTCGCGACAGCGGTCTGAAAGTCATCATCGGTCTTCGCGCCGGCAAATCCGCTGAAAAAGCGAAAAACGACGGTTTCGAAGTGCTTTCCGTTGGCGAAGCCGTAAAGCTTGCTGACGTTGTACAAATCCTGATGCCGGACGAAACGCAAGCTCGCGTTTACAAAGAAGAAATCGAGCCGAACCTGAAGCAAGGCGCAGCTTTGATGTTCTCCCACGGCTTCAACGTTCACTTCGGCCAAATCAAGCCTCGCAAAGACACAGACGTATTGCTAGTAGCTCCTAAGTCGCCGGGCCACATGGTTCGCCGTACTTACGTTGAAGGCTTCGGCGTTCCTGGTCTGATCGCGATCGAGCAAGACGCAACGGGCAACGCGAAAGCAATCGGCCTTGCATACGCAAAAGGCATCGGCTGCACGCGCGCGGGCGTTATCGAAACTTCGTTCAAAGAAGAAACGGAAACAGACCTGTTCGGCGAGCAAGCGGTACTTTGCGGCGGCGCTTCCGCGCTTGTTAAAGCGGGCTTCGAAACGCTGGTTGAAGCTGGCTACGCGCCGGAAATGGCATACTTCGAGTGCCTTCACGAGCTGAAGCTGATCGTTGACCTGATGTATGAAGGCGGTCTTGCGTCGATGCGCGATTCCATCTCCAACACAGCTGAATACGGCGACTATGTAACAGGTCCTCGTATCGTAACGGACGAAACGAAGAAGGCGATGAAAGCCGTTCTTACCGATATCCAACAAGGTAAGTTCGCTCGCGACTTCATCTTGGAAAACCAATCGAACAATGCATTCATGACGGCAACTCGCCGCAACGAAGCAGCTCACCCGATCGAAGTCGTTGGCGGACAGCTTCGCGAATTGATGCACTGGATCAAGAAATAA
- the ilvN gene encoding acetolactate synthase small subunit encodes MMKRHTVAVLVNDQPGVLQRVSGLFGRRGFNIESITVGTSEETGLSRMVIVTTGDDKMLEQVTKQLYKLIDVIKVVDLSANPMVGRELALIKVNADPGARPEILGVVETFRAAVVDIGTTSLMVQVVGDTDKIDAMIELMKPYGIRELSRTGVTAMVRGNAR; translated from the coding sequence ATGATGAAGAGACATACAGTAGCCGTTCTCGTAAACGATCAGCCAGGCGTCCTCCAGCGCGTATCCGGATTGTTCGGACGCCGCGGCTTCAATATCGAAAGCATCACCGTCGGGACAAGCGAGGAAACCGGCTTGTCCCGGATGGTCATCGTCACCACCGGCGATGACAAAATGCTTGAGCAAGTCACCAAGCAGCTGTACAAGCTGATCGACGTCATCAAAGTCGTCGATTTGAGCGCCAATCCGATGGTTGGCCGCGAGCTCGCGCTGATCAAGGTCAATGCGGATCCGGGGGCGCGTCCCGAAATATTGGGCGTCGTCGAAACGTTCCGCGCCGCTGTCGTTGATATCGGCACGACTTCCCTCATGGTGCAAGTCGTCGGCGATACCGACAAAATCGATGCGATGATCGAACTCATGAAGCCATACGGCATTCGCGAGCTGTCTCGCACGGGCGTTACGGCCATGGTCCGCGGAAACGCTAGATAA
- a CDS encoding glycosyltransferase family 2 protein, with amino-acid sequence MVNTIIIMFQIFLAFVGVYQFSISLFGIARKRREIKHKPQKSFAVLVAAHNEAQVVGALVENLKKLDYPKELYDIFVICDNCTDNTADIVRSYGVQACERKNPHLRGKGHAIEWMLKELWAMPRQYDAIVMFDADNLVGNDFLIHMNNDLCEGHKVIQGYLDTKNPTDSWVTASYAITYWYCNRLWQLSRRNLNMANYLGGTGMCFDSALIKEMGWGATSLVEDLEFSMRCVKRGIHPVLNYEAKVYDEKPLSFKASSRQRLRWMQGHFTVARSYFFPLLWQSIKERSFVKFDAALYSISVYNTFIGFLVTALLWVDNIIPADNAFSSIYYYLPYWVAGVAIFATVVMFPLVMMLEGIRSGKMYAHLFSMVFFQLSWLPITCYAFFTQNNKQWSHTQHTRVLRLEEVQSKQV; translated from the coding sequence ATGGTTAACACGATCATTATTATGTTTCAAATCTTTTTGGCTTTTGTCGGCGTGTACCAATTCAGCATTTCCCTGTTCGGCATCGCAAGAAAGCGGAGAGAAATCAAACACAAGCCGCAAAAGTCGTTCGCCGTTCTTGTCGCCGCGCACAATGAGGCGCAAGTCGTCGGCGCGCTCGTCGAGAACTTGAAGAAACTGGACTATCCGAAAGAGCTTTACGATATTTTCGTCATTTGCGATAACTGCACGGACAACACGGCAGATATCGTCCGCAGCTACGGCGTTCAAGCCTGCGAGCGCAAAAACCCGCATCTGCGCGGCAAAGGCCACGCGATCGAGTGGATGCTGAAGGAACTGTGGGCGATGCCGCGTCAATACGACGCGATCGTGATGTTCGACGCAGACAACCTGGTCGGCAACGACTTCCTGATCCACATGAACAACGACTTGTGCGAGGGCCACAAAGTGATCCAAGGCTACTTGGACACGAAGAACCCAACGGATTCTTGGGTTACGGCTTCCTACGCGATCACATACTGGTACTGCAACCGTCTGTGGCAGCTGTCCCGCAGAAACCTCAACATGGCCAATTATCTCGGCGGCACGGGCATGTGCTTCGATTCCGCGCTGATCAAGGAAATGGGCTGGGGCGCAACGAGCCTCGTCGAGGACTTGGAATTTTCGATGCGCTGCGTGAAGCGCGGCATTCATCCGGTCTTGAACTATGAAGCGAAGGTATACGACGAGAAGCCGCTGAGCTTCAAAGCGTCCTCCAGACAGCGTCTGCGCTGGATGCAAGGTCACTTTACGGTAGCCCGCAGCTATTTCTTCCCTCTGCTGTGGCAGAGCATTAAGGAGCGCAGCTTCGTGAAGTTCGACGCGGCGCTGTATTCCATCTCGGTGTACAACACGTTTATCGGCTTCCTAGTGACCGCGCTGCTTTGGGTCGATAACATCATCCCGGCGGATAACGCGTTCTCGTCGATTTATTATTACTTGCCATACTGGGTGGCAGGCGTTGCGATCTTCGCAACGGTCGTCATGTTCCCGCTCGTTATGATGCTGGAGGGCATCCGTTCGGGGAAAATGTACGCTCACCTGTTCTCCATGGTGTTCTTCCAGCTTTCGTGGCTGCCGATTACGTGCTACGCCTTCTTCACGCAGAACAACAAGCAATGGAGCCACACGCAGCATACGCGCGTCCTGCGCTTGGAGGAAGTACAGAGCAAGCAAGTGTAA
- a CDS encoding glycosyltransferase family 4 protein, protein MRLALFTDTYAPEINGVARTLEKWENYLRSRDIPCLVFAPQPESALHNEATVTRFASLRFFLYPECRLALPNPIHIHCALQSFQPTIVHVATPFNLGLCGIHYARKRRLPLVASYHTHFDRYLAFYNTRWMVKMLWRYMEWFHQECRYIFVPSESTLQELKERGWDENRLAVWTRGIDTKSFHPGTDRDTLLARHQLSRHSFIVLYVGRLAPEKNLDCAIAAFAKFQRDVCNDAVFVIAGDGPSMQTLKQQASREGISACFLGFTAMPELRQWYAAADVMLFPSPTETFGNVVLEAMACGTAVICADTGGVVNTVTHEWNGLRCEPGSADAFSTALERLYRDPELRKRYAARGLAHSLRQSWDAIFGELLANFQKAELEAEAEAAARSTNRHTRG, encoded by the coding sequence ATGCGTCTTGCTCTGTTCACGGACACCTACGCTCCGGAAATCAACGGAGTGGCACGAACGCTCGAGAAATGGGAGAACTACTTGCGCAGCCGAGACATCCCCTGCTTGGTTTTTGCGCCGCAGCCCGAATCCGCCCTTCATAATGAAGCCACCGTCACCCGATTTGCCAGCCTTCGCTTCTTCCTCTACCCGGAATGCCGGCTCGCCCTGCCGAATCCGATCCATATCCACTGCGCCCTTCAATCGTTCCAGCCGACCATTGTCCATGTCGCAACCCCGTTCAACCTAGGCCTTTGCGGCATCCATTACGCCCGTAAGCGCCGATTGCCGCTCGTCGCTTCCTACCATACACATTTTGACCGCTATTTGGCGTTTTACAATACCCGCTGGATGGTTAAGATGTTATGGAGGTATATGGAATGGTTCCATCAGGAATGCAGGTATATTTTCGTACCCTCCGAATCGACGCTTCAGGAATTGAAGGAACGGGGGTGGGATGAGAATCGGCTGGCGGTATGGACGCGGGGTATTGATACGAAAAGCTTTCATCCGGGCACGGACAGAGACACGCTATTGGCTCGGCATCAGCTTTCCCGGCATTCATTCATCGTTCTGTACGTAGGCAGACTTGCACCGGAAAAGAACTTGGATTGCGCGATTGCGGCATTCGCGAAGTTTCAGCGGGACGTTTGCAATGACGCAGTTTTCGTTATAGCGGGCGATGGCCCATCCATGCAAACCTTGAAGCAGCAAGCTTCTCGCGAAGGCATCTCGGCTTGTTTTCTCGGATTCACGGCGATGCCCGAGCTCCGGCAATGGTACGCGGCGGCGGACGTCATGCTGTTCCCTTCGCCGACGGAGACGTTCGGCAACGTCGTCTTGGAAGCGATGGCCTGCGGTACGGCCGTAATTTGCGCCGATACGGGAGGCGTCGTGAATACGGTTACGCACGAGTGGAACGGACTTCGGTGCGAACCGGGCAGCGCGGACGCGTTCAGCACGGCGCTCGAGCGCTTGTACCGTGACCCCGAGCTGCGCAAACGCTATGCGGCAAGAGGGCTGGCGCACAGCCTGCGGCAATCGTGGGATGCGATCTTCGGCGAGCTTCTCGCGAATTTTCAGAAAGCGGAGCTGGAGGCGGAAGCGGAGGCTGCCGCTCGTTCAACAAATCGTCACACTAGGGGTTAA
- the ilvB gene encoding biosynthetic-type acetolactate synthase large subunit, with product MVAQHATLRSKEEIMESLRKPEVITGSEILLRSLVLEDVECVFGYPGGAVLYIYDAMHGFSDFQHLLTRHEQGAIHAADGYARASGKVGVCIATSGPGATNLVTGIATAYMDSVPLVVITGNVATTLIGTDAFQEADITGITMPITKHSYLVRKAADLPRIIHEAFHIANTGRKGPVLIDIPKDVSAELALFEPVTEVSIRGYNPTVTPNKLQVDKMLKAITEAERPIVLAGGGVVYSGAHEELFEFIKKSGIPITTTLLGLGAFPSGEELWLGMPGMHGTYTANTSIQEADLLINIGARFDDRVTGKLSGFAPKAKIVHIDIDPAEIGKNVPTDIPIVGDVKSVLQMANKEVKYAEKADAWRAQLAASCKEKPYKYNDSEDELKPQWVIEMLYEETNGEAIVTTDVGQHQMWAAQYYKFNKPRSWVTSGGLGTMGFGFPSAIGAQMANQDRLVISINGDGGMQMCAQELAICAINNIPVKVVIINNQVLGMVRQWQELIYDNRYSHIDLSGSPDFVKLAEAYGVRGFRASNKEDARAVWQEAMNHPGPAVVEFVVRKHENVYPMVTQGSTIDQMLMGDTE from the coding sequence ATGGTCGCTCAACATGCAACGTTAAGGTCAAAAGAAGAGATTATGGAAAGCCTGAGAAAACCGGAGGTCATTACCGGCTCAGAAATTTTGCTTCGCAGCTTGGTGCTGGAGGATGTGGAGTGCGTATTCGGCTATCCGGGCGGAGCTGTGTTGTACATTTATGATGCCATGCATGGATTTTCGGACTTTCAGCATCTGCTGACCCGTCACGAGCAAGGCGCCATTCATGCGGCCGACGGCTATGCGCGGGCTAGCGGGAAAGTTGGCGTATGTATCGCAACATCGGGACCGGGAGCTACGAACCTCGTCACAGGGATCGCAACTGCGTATATGGACTCGGTGCCGCTTGTCGTCATCACCGGCAACGTAGCGACGACCTTGATCGGTACGGATGCTTTCCAAGAAGCGGACATTACCGGCATCACGATGCCGATTACGAAGCACAGCTACCTCGTGCGCAAGGCAGCGGATCTGCCGCGCATCATTCATGAGGCGTTCCATATCGCCAATACCGGCCGCAAAGGTCCGGTCCTGATCGATATTCCGAAGGATGTTTCCGCAGAGCTGGCGCTGTTCGAGCCGGTTACGGAAGTGAGCATCCGCGGCTATAACCCGACGGTTACGCCGAATAAGCTGCAAGTCGACAAAATGCTCAAAGCGATTACCGAAGCCGAGCGTCCTATCGTACTTGCCGGCGGCGGCGTCGTTTACTCCGGCGCGCATGAAGAATTGTTCGAATTTATTAAAAAGTCGGGCATTCCGATTACGACGACCTTGCTCGGACTCGGCGCTTTCCCAAGCGGCGAAGAGCTCTGGCTCGGTATGCCGGGCATGCACGGCACCTATACAGCGAATACCTCCATTCAGGAAGCGGATCTGCTGATCAATATCGGGGCGCGCTTCGACGACCGCGTGACGGGCAAGCTGTCCGGCTTCGCGCCGAAAGCGAAGATCGTTCACATCGATATCGATCCGGCGGAAATCGGCAAAAACGTACCGACCGATATTCCAATCGTCGGCGACGTAAAGTCCGTGCTTCAAATGGCAAACAAAGAAGTGAAATACGCGGAGAAGGCCGATGCATGGCGGGCGCAGCTTGCTGCCTCCTGCAAGGAGAAGCCGTACAAATACAACGATTCCGAAGACGAGCTGAAGCCGCAATGGGTTATCGAGATGCTCTATGAGGAAACGAACGGCGAAGCGATCGTGACGACGGACGTAGGCCAGCACCAAATGTGGGCGGCGCAGTACTACAAGTTCAACAAGCCGCGTTCGTGGGTAACGTCCGGCGGCCTTGGCACGATGGGCTTCGGATTCCCGTCCGCGATCGGCGCGCAAATGGCGAACCAGGATCGCCTCGTTATCTCGATCAACGGCGACGGCGGCATGCAAATGTGCGCGCAAGAGCTTGCGATTTGCGCAATCAACAACATCCCGGTCAAAGTCGTTATCATCAACAACCAAGTGCTCGGCATGGTTCGTCAATGGCAGGAGCTTATCTACGACAACCGTTACAGCCACATCGACCTCTCCGGCAGCCCGGATTTCGTGAAATTGGCTGAAGCTTACGGCGTACGCGGATTCCGCGCTTCCAATAAAGAAGACGCCCGCGCCGTGTGGCAGGAAGCGATGAATCACCCGGGACCTGCGGTAGTGGAGTTCGTCGTTCGGAAGCACGAGAACGTGTATCCGATGGTTACGCAAGGCTCCACGATTGACCAAATGCTGATGGGGGATACCGAATGA
- the rplT gene encoding 50S ribosomal protein L20: MARVKGGFVRARRRKRILKLAKGYFGSKHRLFKTAKEQVMKSLLYAYRDRRQHKRDIRKLWIVRINAAARQNGLSYSKFMYGLKLAGVEVNRKMLADLAVNDINSFNTFASLAKQKVNA, translated from the coding sequence ATGGCAAGAGTTAAAGGCGGATTCGTCCGCGCACGTCGTCGTAAAAGAATTTTGAAGCTAGCGAAAGGTTATTTCGGTTCCAAACACCGCCTGTTTAAAACAGCTAAAGAGCAAGTGATGAAATCCTTGCTTTACGCATACCGCGACCGTCGTCAACACAAACGCGACATCCGCAAACTGTGGATCGTTCGTATCAACGCGGCAGCTCGCCAAAACGGCCTGTCCTACAGCAAATTCATGTACGGCTTGAAGCTTGCTGGCGTTGAAGTAAACCGCAAGATGCTTGCTGACCTGGCAGTGAACGACATCAACTCGTTCAACACATTTGCTAGCCTTGCAAAACAAAAAGTAAACGCGTAG
- the rpmI gene encoding 50S ribosomal protein L35 has translation MPKMKTHSSLKDRFKITGTGKVIRYKAYKNHLLSGKSSRQKRVLNTQPNLAKGDFKRLQQGLANIKG, from the coding sequence ATGCCTAAAATGAAAACTCATAGCAGTCTGAAAGACCGCTTCAAGATTACGGGTACTGGTAAAGTCATTCGTTACAAAGCGTACAAGAATCACCTTCTTTCCGGCAAATCGTCGCGCCAGAAGCGCGTTCTGAACACGCAGCCGAACCTGGCTAAAGGCGATTTCAAACGTCTGCAGCAAGGCCTTGCAAACATCAAAGGTTAA